In Synechococcus sp. A18-25c, a single window of DNA contains:
- a CDS encoding RNA-binding protein, which yields MTIYIGNLSFQAEQEDLLDLFSQYGEVKSASLPLDRETGRKRGFGFVEMNSDDDEQKAIDDLQNVEWMGRMIRVNKATPRERTGGGGGRGGYGGGGGRGGDGGYGGGGGNRW from the coding sequence ATGACCATCTACATCGGCAACCTCTCCTTTCAGGCTGAGCAGGAAGACCTGCTTGACCTGTTCAGCCAGTACGGCGAAGTGAAGAGTGCCAGCCTCCCCCTCGACCGCGAAACCGGTCGCAAGCGTGGTTTCGGCTTCGTCGAAATGAACAGCGACGACGATGAGCAAAAGGCCATCGACGACCTCCAAAACGTGGAGTGGATGGGCCGCATGATCCGCGTGAACAAAGCCACCCCCCGTGAGCGCACCGGTGGCGGTGGCGGCCGCGGTGGCTATGGCGGTGGCGGCGGTCGCGGTGGCGATGGCGGCTACGGCGGCGGTGGTGGAAACCGCTGGTGA
- a CDS encoding phosphomannose isomerase type II C-terminal cupin domain — translation MTTRVERPWGWYENLTEGPGYKVKRLLVKENARLSLQRHRHRSEHWVVAAGQGSLYCDGQWLDASAGTTFEIPVGALHRARGGAGDLLIIEVQRGTVLQESDIERLEDDFGRVIP, via the coding sequence GTGACAACACGGGTTGAGCGTCCCTGGGGCTGGTACGAAAACCTGACGGAGGGACCCGGCTACAAGGTCAAACGCTTGCTGGTGAAGGAGAACGCACGGCTGAGCCTGCAACGGCATCGTCATCGCAGCGAGCACTGGGTTGTGGCGGCTGGTCAGGGGTCGCTTTACTGCGACGGTCAATGGCTGGATGCAAGCGCTGGCACCACCTTTGAAATTCCGGTTGGTGCCCTTCATCGGGCCCGTGGAGGCGCGGGCGATCTGCTGATCATCGAGGTGCAACGCGGCACCGTTTTGCAGGAATCCGACATCGAACGGTTGGAAGATGACTTCGGGAGGGTGATACCTTGA
- a CDS encoding DEAD/DEAH box helicase, producing MTQMQSQATEPCAVDLTVSELPESPQAESESDLFTTVIEPTVDTKSVESSSSDAKQDAAEGSGFAGFGFSEALLKTLDAKGYKEPSPIQKAAFPELMLGRDLVGQAQTGTGKTAAFALPLLERLEGRSHDPRVLVLAPTRELAMQVADSFKAYAAGHPHLNVLAIYGGSDFRSQIHALKRGVDVVVGTPGRVMDHMRQGTLNTSGLRSLVLDEADEMLRMGFIDDVEWILDQLPEERQVVLFSATMPNEIRRLSKRYLSEPAEITIKTKDREARRIRQRSITLQNAHKLEALNRVLEAVTGEGVIIFARTKAITLTVAESLEAAGHDVAVLNGDVPQNQRERTVERLRKGTVNILVATDVAARGLDVDRIGLVINYDMPFDSEAYVHRIGRTGRAGRTGEAILFITPRERRFVGNLERAVGQAIEPMDIPNNAEINQSRLDRLRGRLSEQATAEGNEEMELLRELVQRVGLEHELGMEQLAVAALKMALGDQPLLVQGDESWLKMPIRGDRRDDRRGDRGRDRRRMDRESRPPEENMTRYRVEVGHRDRVKPGNLVGAIANESGLQGRMIGRIQIFDNHSLVDLPKGMPEDVYNSLRRLKVMNRELQITQAS from the coding sequence ATGACCCAGATGCAATCGCAGGCCACTGAGCCCTGCGCCGTGGATCTCACTGTTTCTGAGCTCCCCGAGTCTCCCCAGGCCGAAAGCGAGTCGGACCTGTTCACCACCGTGATTGAACCCACGGTTGACACCAAGAGCGTCGAATCGAGCAGTTCTGACGCCAAGCAAGACGCTGCTGAAGGATCCGGCTTTGCCGGCTTTGGCTTCAGCGAAGCTCTGCTGAAAACACTCGACGCCAAGGGATACAAGGAACCCTCACCGATTCAAAAGGCAGCCTTCCCCGAGTTGATGTTGGGCCGCGATCTGGTGGGACAGGCCCAGACCGGCACCGGCAAGACCGCCGCATTCGCACTGCCGCTGCTGGAACGGCTGGAAGGCCGCAGCCATGACCCACGGGTGCTGGTGCTAGCCCCGACCCGTGAGCTGGCCATGCAGGTGGCTGATTCCTTCAAGGCCTATGCCGCAGGACATCCTCATCTGAATGTGCTGGCGATCTACGGAGGCTCGGATTTCCGTTCCCAAATTCACGCCCTCAAACGGGGCGTCGACGTGGTGGTCGGCACCCCAGGTCGGGTGATGGACCACATGCGCCAGGGAACCCTCAACACCTCGGGACTGCGCAGCCTGGTGCTGGATGAAGCCGATGAAATGCTGCGCATGGGCTTCATCGACGATGTGGAGTGGATCCTCGATCAGTTGCCCGAAGAGCGTCAGGTGGTGCTGTTCTCGGCCACCATGCCGAACGAAATCCGTCGGCTCTCTAAGCGCTACCTCAGTGAACCAGCTGAGATCACCATCAAAACCAAAGATCGTGAAGCCAGGCGGATTCGGCAACGCTCGATCACGTTGCAGAACGCCCACAAGCTGGAGGCACTCAACCGCGTGCTCGAAGCCGTCACCGGTGAAGGCGTGATCATTTTTGCCCGCACCAAGGCGATCACACTCACCGTGGCGGAATCCTTAGAGGCCGCTGGCCACGACGTCGCGGTTTTGAACGGCGATGTGCCTCAGAACCAACGCGAACGGACCGTGGAACGCTTGCGCAAGGGAACGGTCAACATCCTGGTGGCCACCGACGTGGCAGCCCGTGGACTCGACGTTGATCGCATCGGGTTAGTGATCAACTACGACATGCCCTTCGACAGCGAGGCCTATGTGCATCGCATCGGACGAACGGGGCGTGCCGGACGCACCGGCGAAGCCATCCTGTTCATCACGCCGCGTGAACGTCGCTTCGTCGGCAACCTCGAACGGGCTGTGGGGCAGGCCATCGAACCGATGGACATCCCCAACAACGCCGAAATCAACCAGAGCCGTCTGGACCGTCTGCGCGGTCGCCTCAGTGAGCAGGCCACAGCAGAAGGCAATGAAGAAATGGAGCTGCTCAGGGAATTGGTCCAGCGCGTGGGTCTCGAACATGAGCTGGGCATGGAACAGCTAGCCGTCGCCGCGCTCAAGATGGCTTTGGGCGATCAGCCCCTGCTGGTGCAGGGAGATGAAAGCTGGCTGAAGATGCCGATTCGAGGCGATCGACGCGACGACCGTCGTGGAGATCGTGGCCGTGATCGTCGCCGCATGGATCGTGAGTCCCGTCCTCCGGAAGAGAACATGACCCGCTATCGCGTTGAAGTCGGTCATCGCGACCGGGTCAAGCCCGGCAACCTCGTGGGTGCCATAGCCAACGAATCAGGGCTTCAGGGCCGGATGATCGGGCGCATCCAGATTTTCGACAATCACAGCCTTGTAGACCTGCCCAAGGGAATGCCCGAGGATGTCTATAACTCTCTCCGGCGACTAAAGGTCATGAACCGGGAGCTCCAAATCACCCAAGCCTCCTGA
- a CDS encoding UvrD-helicase domain-containing protein, which yields MSPMAAATNRRFDPNRYPLTPGVRLLEASAGTGKTFALAHLVLRLVVEQQLTLDQLLVVTFTEAAAAELRDRIGRRLDGALQGLMQLESNQPVDDRADAVLEEWLERHGQDASQRRILASRLLEALEALERADITTIHGFCRRTLRRQALQSGQALELNLDDDPQTMAQDVAHDLWREQVLGLAPADLAGLLAAGLNADALTAQLQRLDGDCAVSIVSDAEPIEPRQPLAVAFDGWMQSRWIRFCERWRDGGTALEQTLRSCAAEWRGYGCKETKPFSPKPRKDRSQELDTWLRHVNATGQERPSYVDVRNQGLLGSYFHPGNFEKTARACGDINPSLPAPELQEAIADLWDGPAEQTWRLLLSRGLEQVRERRRQRGVIGFSGLLDALDPEQSAHAESWIQPLRKRYRVALIDEFQDTDPLQWRLMQTAFGTSEHLLLMVGDPKQAIYRFRGGDLNTYKSARRAVECIDDLLDNRRTTPPLMKGMNDLMAPGLLHSELPVPAVTPRASISPLPLNKDCQSLQLLDINPEGETEQTSRTTLEERIPAITSELILTTLADVPELDPSDVCILVSRHRQAEAIRRQLAASGLPSRLVSQGDVLSSQGAADLQTFLDALARPAHSSGLRELAVSPLLQWRQVDLEIAETNGRLDQLAAQIQNLAEGLPKLGLMGCLAQLMDGQTVADLSSRGRLLGDLQQCARLVQDTMHRQGLDAASGADWLRRQRLHPPDSIPEERQPYSDLAESAIAVVTVHRSKGLQYPVVICPYLWEAPSPAKGPLWRNPANESASGWRIALNMHWGLGRRLALDDAQEQYAEAERLAYVAVTRAERHLVLFLAQAAQQDGNPLAPWLCGQAESPSPWISVHAAQPCLQPGRWRPRFSTKQLGCGPIPTHGFDRSWGRSSYSAWIANHATSPVNRQDPRSFEEGRDVDARTGDDLSSMSTEAPSPGGDNEDSPLGAFPRGANAGDCLHRILEQIPFDQPVAQAENEELVQRELSRSGLDTDLTGVVLKGLTTLLQTPLGGPLGKLCLRDLHPGRRLHEMSFDLPVAHHGRAVRPQHLATAFRTEPKQRFGVDYADALEQLEFISRGFLTGSIDLVFTDGEDPKTARWWVADWKSNWIGERDSAGRPLHCGPRHYTQAAMEDQMRLHHYPLQAHLYLVALHRFLQWRLDDYQPDRHLGGYAYVFLRGVSPETGGGVVLERAPLKRLQKLDDVLRGDG from the coding sequence ATGAGTCCGATGGCAGCGGCGACCAACCGGCGCTTTGACCCGAACAGGTATCCCCTGACACCAGGGGTGCGACTGCTGGAAGCGAGTGCAGGCACGGGAAAAACCTTCGCTCTCGCGCATCTTGTACTACGACTGGTGGTGGAACAGCAGCTCACTCTGGACCAGCTGTTGGTGGTGACCTTCACCGAGGCCGCCGCGGCTGAACTGCGCGACCGAATTGGCCGCCGCCTGGATGGAGCACTGCAGGGCCTGATGCAACTGGAAAGCAATCAACCAGTGGACGACCGTGCGGATGCGGTGCTGGAGGAATGGCTGGAGCGGCACGGGCAAGACGCCTCTCAGCGCAGGATTTTGGCGAGCCGGTTGCTGGAAGCACTCGAAGCGCTGGAACGTGCAGACATCACCACCATCCATGGGTTTTGCCGGCGCACATTGCGCCGGCAGGCCTTGCAGAGCGGACAGGCCCTGGAACTAAACCTCGACGATGATCCCCAGACCATGGCCCAGGACGTGGCGCATGACCTCTGGCGGGAGCAAGTTCTCGGCCTAGCCCCCGCCGATCTGGCGGGATTGCTAGCCGCGGGGCTCAACGCGGATGCATTGACCGCGCAGCTGCAACGCCTTGATGGAGACTGCGCAGTGAGCATCGTCTCTGACGCAGAGCCGATTGAGCCAAGACAGCCCCTGGCCGTCGCCTTTGACGGGTGGATGCAAAGCCGCTGGATCCGGTTCTGCGAGCGCTGGAGAGACGGCGGCACCGCCTTGGAGCAAACCTTGCGATCCTGCGCTGCCGAATGGCGAGGCTACGGCTGCAAGGAGACCAAACCGTTCAGTCCGAAACCGAGAAAGGATCGCAGCCAGGAGCTCGATACCTGGCTGCGGCACGTGAACGCAACGGGACAGGAACGCCCGAGCTACGTCGACGTGCGCAACCAGGGGCTGCTGGGGAGTTATTTCCACCCCGGAAACTTCGAAAAAACGGCGCGTGCTTGCGGGGACATCAACCCCAGTCTCCCCGCACCAGAGCTGCAAGAGGCCATCGCCGATCTGTGGGATGGTCCCGCTGAGCAAACCTGGCGCCTGTTGCTCAGTCGCGGGCTGGAGCAGGTCAGAGAGCGACGCCGTCAACGGGGTGTGATCGGTTTTTCAGGCCTGCTGGATGCCTTGGACCCCGAACAGTCGGCCCATGCCGAATCCTGGATCCAACCGCTGCGAAAGCGCTATCGCGTCGCCTTGATCGACGAGTTTCAAGACACCGATCCACTGCAATGGAGGCTGATGCAGACCGCCTTCGGCACATCGGAACACCTGCTGCTGATGGTGGGTGACCCTAAGCAGGCGATTTACCGCTTCAGGGGCGGAGATCTAAACACTTACAAGAGCGCCCGTCGTGCCGTGGAGTGCATCGATGACCTGCTCGACAATCGACGCACCACACCGCCCCTGATGAAGGGGATGAATGACCTGATGGCTCCGGGACTGCTGCACTCTGAGCTGCCAGTGCCAGCGGTGACGCCGCGTGCCTCCATCAGCCCACTTCCTCTCAACAAGGACTGTCAGTCCCTGCAGCTCCTGGACATCAATCCCGAGGGGGAAACAGAGCAGACCAGTCGAACGACGCTCGAGGAGCGCATCCCCGCCATAACCTCCGAGCTGATTCTCACGACTTTGGCGGACGTACCGGAGCTCGACCCCTCGGACGTCTGCATTCTCGTCAGCCGTCACCGCCAAGCCGAAGCGATCCGCCGTCAGCTGGCGGCATCGGGATTGCCCAGTCGCCTGGTGAGCCAGGGCGATGTGTTGAGCAGCCAGGGTGCGGCAGATCTTCAGACGTTCCTGGATGCCCTGGCACGCCCGGCGCACTCCAGTGGACTGCGCGAGCTGGCCGTATCGCCCTTGCTGCAGTGGCGCCAGGTGGACCTGGAAATCGCAGAGACCAACGGTCGACTCGACCAACTGGCGGCCCAGATTCAGAACCTGGCGGAGGGGCTTCCCAAACTCGGCTTAATGGGGTGTCTGGCCCAGTTGATGGACGGACAAACCGTGGCCGATTTGTCCAGCCGCGGCCGGTTGCTCGGAGACCTGCAGCAATGCGCACGCCTGGTGCAAGACACCATGCATCGTCAGGGTCTCGATGCCGCCAGTGGCGCGGACTGGCTGAGGCGACAACGCCTGCATCCCCCAGATTCCATTCCCGAGGAAAGGCAGCCCTACAGCGATCTCGCCGAAAGCGCCATTGCCGTGGTCACGGTGCATCGCAGCAAAGGGCTGCAGTACCCCGTAGTGATTTGCCCCTACCTCTGGGAGGCACCCTCACCAGCCAAAGGACCGTTGTGGCGCAACCCAGCAAACGAGTCCGCCTCCGGCTGGCGCATCGCACTCAACATGCACTGGGGACTGGGTCGCCGTCTGGCCCTGGATGACGCGCAGGAACAATACGCAGAGGCAGAACGCCTCGCCTACGTCGCCGTCACGCGCGCGGAACGCCATCTCGTGCTGTTCCTGGCCCAAGCAGCTCAACAGGACGGCAACCCACTCGCACCCTGGCTGTGTGGGCAGGCGGAATCACCATCGCCATGGATCAGTGTGCATGCTGCCCAGCCCTGTCTTCAACCGGGTCGTTGGCGTCCACGCTTCAGCACAAAGCAGCTGGGATGCGGCCCCATCCCCACCCATGGCTTCGACCGAAGCTGGGGCCGCAGCAGCTATTCCGCCTGGATTGCCAACCACGCGACTTCTCCCGTCAACCGTCAAGACCCGCGCAGTTTTGAAGAAGGGCGCGATGTGGATGCCCGCACCGGTGACGACCTCAGCAGCATGTCCACAGAAGCACCCAGCCCTGGTGGCGACAACGAAGACAGTCCTTTAGGCGCCTTCCCCCGGGGTGCCAATGCCGGAGATTGCCTGCATCGCATCCTGGAGCAGATCCCGTTTGACCAACCGGTCGCGCAAGCCGAGAACGAGGAGCTTGTGCAGCGCGAACTGAGTCGTTCGGGTCTTGACACCGACCTGACGGGTGTCGTTCTGAAGGGACTCACCACCCTGCTGCAGACACCGCTCGGCGGCCCCCTGGGAAAGCTCTGCCTCCGGGACTTGCATCCCGGCCGCCGCCTGCATGAAATGAGTTTCGATCTCCCCGTGGCACACCATGGGCGAGCCGTTCGCCCTCAGCATCTCGCAACTGCCTTTCGGACCGAACCCAAGCAGCGTTTTGGAGTGGACTACGCCGATGCCCTGGAACAGCTTGAGTTCATTAGCCGCGGCTTTCTCACGGGATCCATTGATCTGGTGTTCACCGATGGCGAGGATCCCAAAACCGCGCGCTGGTGGGTTGCGGACTGGAAAAGCAACTGGATCGGCGAGCGCGACAGTGCCGGACGACCGCTGCACTGCGGTCCACGTCATTACACCCAGGCAGCAATGGAGGATCAGATGCGACTGCATCACTACCCTCTCCAGGCCCATCTGTATCTCGTTGCCTTACACCGATTCCTGCAATGGCGTCTAGACGACTACCAGCCGGATCGCCATCTGGGTGGTTACGCCTACGTGTTTCTCAGAGGAGTCTCCCCAGAGACCGGTGGCGGTGTCGTCCTCGAAAGGGCACCACTGAAACGGCTCCAAAAGCTCGACGATGTGTTGCGAGGTGACGGGTGA
- a CDS encoding ATP-dependent RecD-like DNA helicase, producing the protein MSEQPLENAAPQALSRGLMAMLTRRRPLPKQLTPLEHRAMQDLVQALTHALSRGEMSVTLGHGAPEPEGLSAAGWPDTHRQALEHSGWLSEDPALMVLIDDQLLWRRWHQGITDLEERLVQRSRLTPLGQVSAQHPPLHSSGSGVHEQHNAEQKAAVEAISRHQLVLLSGGPGTGKTSTVQAMLLRAIHDRGNLRIHLAAPTGKAARRLQDAVRCHATTAALPCTTVHRLLQARPGGFARNRRNPLSIDLLVVDEMSMVDLNLAQALLDALPEGAQLVLVGDENQLPPIGVGAVWQALQSEGLRQRFGPASIRLQVVYRNRGDLARLSNGLCKDGPEAFWQGLSALDHASNIKSILTRSTRLPDLVLTAIRHRMDAMSRASQALSINPEGEPDPSQAHALLEQLDSLMVLCPRRRGLWGVETLHRQLVSGQSPETWPEGLPVLCSDNQTELGLANGDLGICIGHGSSRRLLFRCSDDAGDSCFRLLHPARIKQIQPALALTIHKAQGSEADAVILLWPPQEERPTTSLLYTAMTRARHQLTIVRLAATVTGSQIEERHPGHIGHQGGRT; encoded by the coding sequence GTGAGCGAACAACCACTGGAGAACGCTGCACCACAGGCCCTCAGCCGGGGACTGATGGCAATGCTGACTCGACGCCGTCCCTTACCGAAGCAACTAACACCGCTGGAGCACAGAGCGATGCAGGATCTCGTGCAGGCACTCACCCACGCCCTGAGTCGCGGTGAGATGAGCGTGACCCTCGGCCATGGTGCGCCCGAGCCCGAGGGTCTCTCGGCCGCGGGATGGCCCGACACCCACCGCCAGGCCCTGGAACACAGCGGCTGGCTCAGCGAAGACCCCGCCTTGATGGTGTTAATCGACGACCAGCTGCTGTGGAGGCGCTGGCATCAGGGGATCACCGACCTAGAGGAGCGCCTGGTGCAGCGAAGCCGACTGACCCCCTTGGGACAGGTTTCCGCACAGCACCCGCCGCTTCACAGCTCCGGCAGCGGCGTTCATGAGCAGCACAATGCCGAACAAAAGGCAGCGGTAGAAGCCATCAGCCGTCACCAGCTGGTGTTGCTCAGCGGAGGTCCAGGCACGGGCAAGACCAGCACCGTGCAAGCCATGTTGCTTCGGGCGATTCACGACCGCGGAAACCTGCGCATCCATCTCGCTGCACCAACGGGCAAGGCTGCCCGGCGCCTGCAGGACGCAGTCCGGTGCCATGCAACCACCGCCGCACTGCCTTGCACCACAGTGCACCGATTGCTCCAGGCCCGGCCGGGAGGATTCGCCCGCAACCGCAGAAACCCCTTAAGCATCGACCTGCTGGTGGTGGATGAGATGTCGATGGTGGATCTCAACCTGGCCCAGGCACTGCTGGACGCCCTGCCGGAGGGCGCACAACTGGTGCTGGTCGGCGATGAAAATCAATTGCCACCGATCGGGGTAGGCGCGGTGTGGCAGGCACTGCAATCAGAGGGCCTGCGCCAGAGGTTCGGGCCGGCATCCATCCGTCTGCAGGTTGTGTACCGCAACCGTGGCGACCTGGCTCGCTTGAGCAACGGGCTTTGCAAAGACGGGCCGGAAGCCTTCTGGCAAGGCCTATCGGCACTGGATCACGCATCAAATATCAAGTCGATCCTCACACGCTCAACACGACTTCCCGACCTCGTGCTGACGGCCATTCGTCATCGCATGGACGCAATGAGCAGAGCCTCTCAGGCGCTGAGCATCAACCCCGAAGGAGAGCCTGACCCGAGCCAGGCCCATGCGCTGCTGGAGCAACTCGACTCCCTGATGGTGTTGTGCCCGCGGCGTCGCGGACTTTGGGGTGTCGAGACGCTCCACCGACAGCTCGTGTCGGGCCAAAGTCCAGAGACCTGGCCGGAGGGTTTGCCGGTGCTGTGCAGCGACAACCAGACGGAACTGGGGCTCGCCAATGGTGATCTTGGGATCTGCATCGGCCATGGATCCAGCCGAAGGCTGTTGTTCCGCTGCAGTGATGATGCAGGTGACAGCTGCTTTCGCCTGCTGCACCCGGCACGCATCAAACAGATTCAGCCGGCCCTGGCGCTGACGATCCACAAAGCACAAGGGAGCGAAGCCGATGCGGTGATCCTGCTCTGGCCACCCCAAGAGGAGCGGCCGACCACATCGCTGCTCTACACCGCGATGACTCGTGCGCGTCACCAACTGACCATCGTGCGACTGGCGGCCACGGTCACTGGCAGCCAGATTGAAGAGCGGCATCCTGGACACATCGGTCACCAAGGGGGCAGGACGTGA
- a CDS encoding ABC transporter ATP-binding protein has translation MPPANGQAKPPTNVHAAGVTASPLNRLIQHLRPYRRRVWLAASCSVINKVFDLAPPVLIGLAVDVVVEQDTSWLSRLGATTVTSQLITLAVLSFLVWTAESLFEYLYGILWRNLAQSTQHSLRLEAYDHLQKLEMDFFERDSSGRLLTVLNDDINQLERFLDHGANELLHLITTVLLVGGAMTVLAPQVAVFAFLPIPVILWGSLRFQRQLAPRYRDVRQRAGDMASRLTNNLGGMLTIKSFARESWELEQLRRESEAYRQSNRQAIRVSAAFIPLIRFAILFAFLAILLIGGLQAFNGVIAVGTYSFLVFITQRLLWPLTTLGRTLNEYQRSMASTNRVLDLIDTPVQIAGGDRRLNPRDIQGEIRYEAVCFAYRDRPELLQNFNLSIAAGHTIGIVGATGSGKSSLVKLLLRLYPLNQGRILLDGIAIDQLQLGDLRRAIALVSQDIYLFHGSVGDNIAYGAPDASASAVREAARQAEALGFIEALPQGFDTVVGERGQRLSGGQRQRIALARAILKDAPVLVLDEATAAVDNDTEAAIQRSLMHITENRTTVVIAHRLSTVRHADRIVVMDHGRIVEDGTHDQLLHQGGAYADLWRVQAGLRRDEALTL, from the coding sequence ATGCCCCCAGCCAACGGTCAAGCCAAGCCTCCAACCAACGTTCATGCCGCGGGCGTCACAGCCTCACCGCTGAACCGCCTGATACAGCACCTGCGGCCTTACCGACGGCGGGTGTGGCTAGCAGCATCCTGTTCCGTGATCAACAAGGTGTTTGATTTAGCCCCACCGGTGCTGATTGGACTGGCTGTCGACGTGGTGGTGGAACAGGACACCTCCTGGCTCTCGAGACTGGGCGCCACCACGGTGACCAGCCAGCTGATCACACTGGCGGTTCTGTCTTTTCTGGTATGGACAGCGGAATCGCTGTTCGAATACCTCTATGGGATTCTCTGGCGCAATCTGGCCCAGAGCACGCAACACAGCCTGCGGCTGGAGGCCTATGACCATCTCCAGAAGCTGGAGATGGATTTTTTTGAACGGGACAGCAGCGGTCGACTGCTCACGGTGTTGAACGATGACATCAACCAGCTGGAGCGGTTCCTCGATCATGGAGCCAACGAGCTGCTGCATCTGATCACCACCGTGCTGCTGGTGGGCGGCGCTATGACCGTGCTGGCTCCGCAGGTGGCCGTTTTTGCCTTCCTGCCGATTCCGGTGATTCTCTGGGGGTCGCTTCGCTTTCAACGTCAGCTCGCACCGCGATACCGCGATGTACGGCAACGGGCCGGAGACATGGCCAGCCGACTCACCAACAATCTGGGAGGCATGCTCACGATCAAGAGCTTCGCTCGAGAATCCTGGGAGCTTGAACAGCTCAGGCGTGAAAGCGAGGCCTACAGGCAATCCAACCGTCAGGCGATTCGCGTGTCAGCTGCTTTCATTCCACTGATCCGTTTCGCAATTCTGTTTGCCTTCCTGGCGATTCTGCTGATCGGAGGATTGCAAGCCTTCAACGGTGTGATTGCTGTTGGCACCTACAGCTTTTTGGTCTTCATCACCCAGCGTCTGCTCTGGCCGCTAACCACTCTTGGCCGCACCCTGAACGAATACCAGCGCTCCATGGCCTCCACCAATCGGGTGCTCGATCTGATTGACACCCCGGTGCAGATTGCCGGTGGAGATCGGCGCCTCAATCCTCGAGACATTCAGGGAGAGATCCGCTACGAGGCCGTCTGCTTCGCCTATCGAGACCGTCCAGAACTCCTGCAGAACTTCAATCTCAGCATCGCTGCCGGTCACACCATTGGCATCGTGGGCGCCACAGGCTCCGGTAAGAGCTCTTTGGTGAAGTTGCTGCTGAGGCTCTATCCCCTCAACCAAGGCAGAATTCTGTTGGATGGCATCGCCATCGACCAATTGCAGCTTGGCGATCTGCGTCGCGCCATTGCACTGGTGAGCCAAGACATCTACCTCTTCCACGGCAGCGTGGGAGACAACATCGCCTATGGCGCGCCGGATGCATCAGCATCAGCGGTACGCGAAGCGGCACGCCAAGCCGAAGCGCTGGGGTTCATCGAGGCCTTGCCACAAGGATTCGACACGGTGGTGGGAGAACGCGGACAGCGCCTCTCTGGAGGCCAACGTCAGCGCATCGCTTTGGCCAGAGCGATCTTGAAGGATGCGCCAGTGCTGGTGCTCGACGAAGCCACTGCTGCCGTTGACAACGACACCGAGGCGGCCATCCAGCGCTCCTTGATGCACATCACGGAGAACCGCACCACAGTGGTCATTGCCCATCGCCTCAGCACGGTTCGCCACGCTGATCGGATCGTCGTGATGGATCACGGAAGGATCGTCGAAGACGGCACCCATGACCAACTGCTGCATCAGGGCGGCGCCTATGCCGATCTCTGGCGCGTGCAGGCAGGGCTGCGCCGAGATGAAGCACTCACCCTTTGA